From Pseudorca crassidens isolate mPseCra1 chromosome 15, mPseCra1.hap1, whole genome shotgun sequence, one genomic window encodes:
- the LOC137208048 gene encoding LOW QUALITY PROTEIN: uncharacterized protein C20orf203 (The sequence of the model RefSeq protein was modified relative to this genomic sequence to represent the inferred CDS: deleted 4 bases in 3 codons), with translation MPTHQPDAGHQQAPSPQGPAPYQERIWVGGEGEVRGRWLGKVGRRDREVGRGPRGSCWEGQRPEGMPRASVGAWGLPSAVLAGGPATWFQGCFCLPSLPAHLISKQQPLPDSSQSLFN, from the exons ATGCCCACCCACCAGCCAGACGCCGGGCACCAACAGGCTCCCTCTCCCCAAGGCCCAGCCCCTTATCAGGAAAGG ATTTgggttggtggggagggggaagtccGAGGCCGCTGGCTC GGCAAGGTGGGTAGGAGAGatagggaagtggggagggggccaCGGGGGTCCTGCTGGGAGGGCCAGAGGCCGGAAGGGATGCCCAGAGCCAGCGTGGGGGCGTGGGGTTTGCCAAGCGCTGTCCTTGCTGGC GGCCCTGCGACATGGTTCCAGGGCTGCTTCTGCCTTCCATCCTTGCCGGCACATTTAATTAGCAAGCAGCAGCCTCTCCCTGATTCATCACAGTCACTGTTTAATTAG